A single Pseudomonas sp. MM223 DNA region contains:
- the fbp_1 gene encoding FK506-binding protein (*Name fbp_1), translating to MSQELQIIDLVEGEGKAAVKGALITTQYTGWLADGSEFDSSWSRGKPFQCVIGTGRVIKGWEQLFHM from the coding sequence GTGAGCCAAGAACTGCAGATCATCGACCTGGTGGAAGGTGAAGGCAAAGCCGCCGTCAAAGGCGCCCTGATCACCACCCAGTACACCGGCTGGCTGGCCGATGGCAGCGAGTTCGACTCGTCGTGGTCACGCGGCAAGCCGTTCCAGTGCGTGATCGGCACGGGGCGGGTGATCAAGGGCTGGGAGCAGCTTTTTCATATGTAG
- the ytfF gene encoding Inner membrane protein YtfF (*Name ytfF), whose amino-acid sequence MKRGVMYAGMAGALWGMVLMVPELLPEFNPMLLSSVRYLMVGVISLLLALPMARQLRQLTARDAWMLLRLAVIGNLVYFVLLVAAIQRLGVAPASLIVGVLPLTITLYGRNDSGAVPLARLVGPLALILAGMLCINLETFAFAPGDIGDKLMGLFYALAALACWTWYAVQNSRYLKQCGHFDSHQWSVLCGVMTGLASLLMVAGLALWQPQQLQVEAPMSRWWLFWAASLGCAVLGSWLAMALWNAASKRLPLTLSGQLIVFETLFALLYAFLWRQAGPSLLEAAAIVLVVGGVLWSMRQHDTPRELAKPVHS is encoded by the coding sequence GTGAAACGCGGTGTGATGTACGCCGGCATGGCCGGTGCGTTATGGGGCATGGTGCTGATGGTTCCCGAGCTGCTGCCCGAGTTCAACCCGATGCTGCTGAGCAGCGTGCGCTACCTGATGGTGGGGGTGATTTCGCTGCTGCTGGCCCTGCCCATGGCGCGCCAGTTGCGCCAGCTGACGGCACGCGATGCGTGGATGCTGCTGCGCCTGGCCGTGATCGGCAACCTGGTGTACTTCGTGTTGTTGGTGGCGGCGATCCAGCGCCTGGGTGTTGCCCCGGCCTCGTTGATCGTTGGCGTGTTGCCGCTGACTATCACCCTGTACGGCCGCAACGACAGCGGCGCGGTGCCCCTGGCGCGGCTGGTCGGCCCGTTGGCGCTGATTTTGGCCGGCATGCTGTGCATCAACCTGGAAACCTTCGCCTTTGCCCCCGGCGATATCGGCGACAAGCTGATGGGCCTGTTCTACGCACTGGCGGCACTGGCCTGCTGGACCTGGTATGCCGTGCAGAACAGCCGTTACCTGAAACAGTGCGGCCATTTCGACAGCCATCAGTGGTCGGTGCTGTGCGGGGTGATGACTGGCCTGGCGAGCCTGCTTATGGTCGCCGGGCTGGCACTGTGGCAACCGCAGCAACTCCAGGTGGAGGCGCCAATGTCGCGCTGGTGGTTGTTCTGGGCTGCCAGCCTGGGTTGCGCAGTGTTGGGCTCGTGGCTGGCCATGGCGTTGTGGAACGCCGCGTCCAAACGCCTGCCGTTGACCTTGAGCGGGCAACTGATCGTGTTCGAAACGCTGTTCGCGCTGTTGTATGCCTTTCTTTGGCGCCAGGCCGGGCCGAGCCTGCTGGAAGCCGCGGCAATCGTGCTGGTGGTGGGCGGTGTGCTGTGGTCGATGCGCCAGCACGATACGCCACGTGAGCTTGCCAAACCGGTGCATTCCTGA
- a CDS encoding 2-ketogluconate reductase: MRKTVLVLVETVDDYLPLLEQAGYCLIRAPTAQLRASAIARHASEVDAVLTRGPLGLTATEIDALPNLKIICVIGAGYEQVDLPAAAARGITVTNGAGANASAVADHTLALLLALLRNIPRADASTRQGEWNRVISPSVSGKRLGILGFGAVGQAIAKRASLGFDMPVSYHSRTPRETVPYTWYESPLHLAAAVDILVVATPGGANTRHLVDARVLEALGPKGYLVNIARASVVDTGALVAALQQGQLAGAALDVFDGEPAVPDALKALGNTVLTPHVAGQSPEAAHDTVALVLRNLQAFFAGEPVLTPVSQ, encoded by the coding sequence ATGCGCAAGACAGTCCTGGTGCTTGTGGAAACCGTCGACGATTACCTGCCGCTGCTGGAGCAGGCGGGTTACTGCCTGATCCGCGCCCCCACGGCGCAATTGCGTGCCAGCGCCATTGCGCGCCATGCCAGTGAAGTCGATGCCGTGCTCACTCGCGGCCCTTTGGGCCTGACGGCTACCGAAATCGACGCGTTGCCAAACTTGAAGATCATCTGTGTGATCGGCGCCGGTTATGAGCAAGTCGACCTGCCCGCCGCCGCAGCCCGGGGCATCACTGTGACCAATGGCGCGGGTGCCAATGCCAGTGCGGTCGCCGACCATACCCTGGCCCTGTTGCTGGCGTTGCTGCGCAACATACCCCGTGCTGATGCCAGTACCCGCCAAGGTGAGTGGAACCGGGTGATCAGCCCTTCGGTAAGCGGCAAGCGCCTGGGCATCCTGGGCTTTGGTGCAGTCGGCCAGGCCATCGCCAAGCGCGCCAGCCTGGGCTTCGACATGCCCGTCAGCTACCACAGCCGCACACCGCGTGAAACTGTGCCTTACACCTGGTACGAAAGCCCATTGCACCTGGCAGCTGCTGTCGACATCCTGGTTGTGGCCACCCCGGGTGGCGCCAACACCCGGCACTTGGTCGATGCCCGCGTACTTGAAGCGCTGGGGCCCAAGGGCTACCTGGTGAATATCGCCCGCGCCAGCGTGGTCGACACCGGCGCGCTGGTGGCCGCGTTGCAGCAGGGCCAGCTGGCTGGCGCCGCGCTGGACGTTTTCGACGGCGAACCGGCGGTGCCTGATGCCCTCAAGGCCTTGGGCAACACGGTGCTCACGCCCCATGTAGCCGGCCAGTCGCCGGAGGCCGCGCACGATACCGTGGCCCTGGTGCTGCGCAACCTGCAAGCGTTCTTTGCCGGTGAGCCCGTACTGACCCCCGTTAGCCAGTAA